Proteins found in one Sorghum bicolor cultivar BTx623 chromosome 1, Sorghum_bicolor_NCBIv3, whole genome shotgun sequence genomic segment:
- the LOC8062858 gene encoding putative pentatricopeptide repeat-containing protein At3g25060, mitochondrial — protein MRMQLPAFLADHRRLRRVLSSSSSSSPTTVAALTRLHALLVVSSSQNLFPSLAAAYARVGALDAAESTLAASPSSRSCIPAWNALLAARSRAGSPGAALRVFRALPSSARPDSTTFTLALTACARLGDLDAAEAVRVRAFAAGYGRDVFVCSALLHVYSRCGAMGDAIRVFDGMPRKDHVAWSTMVAGFVSAGRPVEALGMYSRMREHGVAEDEVVMVGVIQACTLTGNTRMGASVHGRFLRHGMRMDVVIATSLVDMYAKNGHFDVARQVFRMMPYRNAVSWNALISGFAQNGHADEALDLFREMSTSGLQPDSGALVSALLACADVGFLKLGKSIHGFILRRLEFQCILGTAVLDMYSKCGSLESARKLFNKLSSRDLVLWNAMIACCGTHGCGHDALALFQELNETGIKPDHATFASLLSALSHSGLVEEGKFWFDRMITEFGIEPTEKHCVCVVDLLARSGLVEEANEMLASMHTEPTIPIWVALLSGCLNNKKLELGETIAKKILESQPEDIGVLALVSNLYAAAKKWDKVREIRKLMKDSGSKKVPGYSLIEVHGTRHAFVMEDQSHPQHQEILKMISKLSFEMRKMGYVPRTEFVYHDLDEDVKEQLLSYHSERLAIAFGLLNTSPGTRLVIIKNLRVCGDCHDAIKYISKIVDREIVVRDAKRFHHFKDGACSCGDYW, from the coding sequence ATGCGAATGCAGCTTCCCGCCTTCCTCGCCGACCatcgccgcctccgccgcgtcctctcctcctcctcctcctcctctcccacCACGGTCGCGGCGCTCACCCGCCTACACGCGCTCCTCGTCGTTTCCTCCTCCCAGAACCTCTTCCCCTCGCTCGCCGCCGCATACGCCCGCGTCGGCGCGCTCGACGCTGCCGAGTCCACACTCgccgcctccccctcctcccgCTCCTGCATACCCGCCTGGAACGCGCTCCTCGCCGCGCGCTCCCGCGCCGGCTCCCCCGGCGCCGCGCTCCGCGTCTTTCGCGCGCTCCCTTCCTCCGCGCGGCCCGACAGCACCACCTTCACGCTCGCGCTCACCGCGTGCGCGCGCCTCGGGGACCTCGACGCCGCTGAGGCCGTCAGGGTCCGCGCGTTCGCGGCCGGATACGGTCGCGACGTGTTCGTCTGCTCGGCGCTGCTCCACGTCTACTCGAGATGCGGCGCCATGGGAGACGCCATCAGGGTGTTCGATGGAATGCCGAGGAAGGACCACGTCGCGTGGAGTACGATGGTTGCTGGGTTCGTGAGCGCTGGGAGACCGGTGGAGGCGCTTGGGATGTACAGTAGGATGAGGGAGCATGGCGTGGCAGAGGATGAGGTAGTCATGGTTGGGGTCATACAAGCGTGCACATTAACTGGGAACACCCGAATGGGGGCCTCTGTTCATGGCCGTTTCTTACGGCATGGTATGAGGATGGATGTTGTTATTGCCACGAGCCTTGTGGACATGTATGCCAAGAACGGGCATTTTGATGTGGCACGCCAAGTGTTTAGGATGATGCCATACAGGAATGCTGTCTCATGGAACGCGCTCATTTCTGGGTTTGCGCAGAATGGCCATGCAGATGAGGCACTTGATTTGTTCAGAGAGATGTCAACTTCAGGGCTTCAGCCTGATTCAGGGGCACTTGTTAGTGCACTGCTTGCTTGCGCTGATGTGGGATTCCTGAAGCTAGGGAAATCGATACATGGTTTCATCTTGAGGAGGCTTGAGTTCCAATGTATTTTGGGTACGGCTGTCCTTGACATGTATTCCAAATGCGGCTCCCTGGAAAGTGCCCGGAAGCTTTTCAATAAGCTTTCCTCAAGAGACTTGGTTTTGTGGAATGCGATGATTGCATGCTGTGGCACTCATGGATGTGGTCATGATGCCCTTGCTCTGTTCCAAGAACTGAATGAAACTGGAATAAAGCCTGATCATGCAACATTTGCTTCTCTTCTGTCGGCTCTGAGCCACTCTGGTCTTGTGGAAGAAGGGAAATTCTGGTTTGATCGCATGATTACGGAGTTTGGAATTGAACCCACAGAAAAGCACTGTGTATGTGTAGTTGATCTCCTAGCACGTTCTGGTCTTGTGGAAGAAGCCAATGAAATGCTCGCATCAATGCATACTGAACCGACCATTCCAATTTGGGTTGCTCTTCTTTCAGGTTGCTTGAATAACAAGAAGCTAGAGCTTGGCGAAACCATAGCGAAAAAGATCCTTGAGTCACAACCTGAAGACATTGGTGTCCTTGCACTGGTATCAAATCTCTATGCTGCTGCAAAGAAGTGGGACAAGGTCAGGGAAATCAGGAAGCTAATGAAGGATAGTGGCAGCAAGAAAGTGCCTGGCTACAGCTTGATAGAGGTCCATGGAACACGTCATGCGTTCGTGATGGAAGACCAGAGCCACCCTCAGCATCAGGAGATCCTGAAAATGATCTCGAAGCTCAGTTTTGAGATGAGGAAGATGGGCTATGTTCCAAGAACAGAGTTTGTGTACCATGACCTGGATGAAGACGTGAAAGAGCAGCTTCTCAGCTACCACAGTGAGAGGCTGGCCATCGCCTTTGGTTTGCTGAACACCAGCCCTGGAACGAGACTCGTGATCATCAAGAACCTCAGGGTCTGTGGTGATTGCCATGATGCCATCAAATATATCTCAAAGATTGTGGATAGGGAGATTGTTGTTAGAGACGCGAAGCGGTTCCACCATTTCAAAGACGGAGCCTGTTCTTGTGGAGATTACTGGTGA
- the LOC8062859 gene encoding RING-H2 finger protein ATL80: MLRPSYSRRLLQSSSDSGGAILPNPNQSPSRIPGIPPADPPPAVNSDVVVILAALLCALICVVGLAAVARCARSRRRNRGAEADDGAAPASPSSNPGSGGGGGGGHHHHHHHAQQATGASVATNTTTAAASKGLKKKALKALPKLAYADAVAAAAAARGAAPAAEGEEEAKAEELLAECAICLAEFGEREEVRVMPQCGHGFHVACVDTWLRSNSSCPSCRRPIVLDDPAPPKRCRKCEAVVLEAVLASSSAAGGGGSSGGRRGGGGGGFLP; this comes from the coding sequence ATGCTCCGGCCGTCGTACTCGCGGCGCCTCCTCCAGAGCAGCAGcgacagcggcggcgccatcctcCCCAACCCGAACCAGAGCCCGAGCCGCATCCCGGGCATCCCGCCCGCCGACCCGCCCCCGGCCGTCAACTCCGATGTCGTGGTGATCCTCGCCGCCCTCCTCTGCGCGCTCATCTGCGTCGTGGgcctcgccgccgtcgcccgCTGCGCCCGGTCCCGCCGCCGCAACAGGGGCGCGGAGGCCGACGACGGCGCCGCCCCGGCGTCCCCCTCGAGCAACccgggcagcggcggcggcggcggcggcgggcaccaccaccaccaccaccacgcgcAGCAGGCCACCGGCGCGAGCGTGGCCACTAACACCACTACCGCCGCTGCCAGCAAAGGgctgaagaagaaggcgctgAAGGCGCTGCCGAAGCTGGCGTACGCGGacgcggtggcggcggccgcggcggcgcgcggcgcggcgccgGCCGCGGAGGGCGAGGAGGAGGCGAAGGCGGAGGAGCTGCTGGCGGAGTGCGCCATCTGCCTGGCGGAGTTCGGCGAGCGGGAGGAGGTGCGCGTGATGCCGCAGTGCGGGCACGGGTTCCACGTCGCGTGCGTCGACACCTGGCTGCGCTCCAACTCCTCCTGCCCGTCCTGCCGCCGCCCCATCGTCCTGGACGACCCGGCGCCCCCCAAGCGCTGCCGCAAGTGCGAGGCCGTCGTCCTGGAGGCCGTCCTCGCCTCCTcgtccgccgccggcggcggtggcagcagcggaggccgccgcggcggtggcggtgggggATTCTTGCCGTAG
- the LOC8062860 gene encoding monosaccharide-sensing protein 2, translated as MGGAVLVAIAASIGNLLQGWDNATIAGAVLYIKKEFNLQSEPLIEGLIVAMSLIGATVITTFSGAVADSVGRRPMLIASAILYFVSGLVMLWAPNVYVLLLARLIDGFGIGLAVTLVPLYISETAPTDIRGLLNTLPQFSGSGGMFLSYCMVFGMSLMPTPDWRLMLGVLSIPSLIYFGLTIFYLPESPRWLVSKGRMAEAKRVLQRLRGREDVSGEMALLVEGLGVGKDTRIEEYIIGPDDELADEGLAPDPEKIKLYGPEEGLSWVARPVRGQSALGSALGLISRHGSMASQGKPLVDPVVTLFGSVHEKMPEIMGSMRSTLFPNFGSMFSVAEQQQVKADWDAESQREGDDYASDHGGDDIEDNLQSPLISRQATSVEGKEIAAPHGSIMGAVGRSSSLQGGEAVSSMGIGGGWQLAWKWTEREGEDGEKEGGFQRIYLHEEGVQGRGSILSLPGGDVPPGGEFVQAAALVSQPALYSKELLEQRAAGPAMMHPSEAVAKGPRWADLFEPGVKHALFVGIGIQILQQFAGINGVLYYTPQILEQAGVGVLLSNIGLSASSASILISALTTLLMLPSIGIAMRLMDMSGRRFLLLATIPILIVALAILVVVNIVDVGTMVHAALSTISVIVYFCFFVMGFGPIPNILCAEIFPTTVRGICIAICALTFWIGDIIVTYTLPVMLNAIGLAGVFGIYAVVCILALVFVFIKVPETKGMPLEVITEFFSVGAKQAKEARED; from the exons ATGGGGGGCGCCGTGTTGGTCGCCATCGCGgcctctatcggcaacttgctgCAGGGCTGGGACAATGCGACAATTGCTG GAGCGGTCTTGTACATAAAGAAGGAATTCAACTTGCAGAGCGAGCCCCTAATTGAGGGCCTCATCGTGGCCATGTCCCTCATTGGGGCAACAGTCATCACGACGTTCTCTGGGGCAGTGGCCGACTCTGTTGGTAGGAGGCCCATGCTGATCGCCTCGGCTATCCTCTACTTTGTTAGTGGGCTGGTGATGCTCTGGGCGCCAAATGTGTATGTCTTGCTCCTTGCAAGGCTTATCGATGGGTTTGGTATTGGGTTGGCCGTCACACTTGTTCCTTTGTACATTTCTGAGACTGCGCCGACGGATATTCGAGGGCTGTTGAACACACTACCGCAGTTCAGTGGTTCAGGAGGGATGTTCCTTTCCTACTGTATGGTGTTTGGAATGTCCCTCATGCCCACACCTGATTGGAGGCTCATGCTTGGAGTTCTGTCGATCCCATCACTTATTTACTTTGGATTGACTATCTTCTACTTGCCTGAATCACCAAGGTGGCTCGTGAGTAAAGGAAGGATGGCTGAGGCAAAGCGAGTGTTGCAAAGGCTGCGGGGAAGGGAAGATGTCTCAG GGGAAATGGCTCTTCTAGTTGAAGGTTTGGGGGTTGGGAAAGATACACGTATTGAAGAATACATAATTGGCCCTGATGACGAGCTTGCTGATGAAGGGCTGGCTCCCGATCCAGAGAAGATCAAATTATATGGACCTGAAGAAGGTCTATCTTGGGTTGCCCGACCTGTTCGGGGACAAAGTGCTCTTGGAAGCGCATTAGGTCTCATCTCTCGTCATGGGAGTATGGCTAGTCAGGGTAAGCCCCTCGTGGATCCTGTGGTCACTCTTTTCGGAAGTGTTCATGAAAAGATGCCTGAGATAATGGGGAGCATGAGGAGCACATTGTTTCCCAACTTTGGCAGCATGTTTAGTGTTGCCGAACAGCAGCAGGTGAAGGCTGACTGGGATGCCGAGAGTCAAAGGGAGGGTGACGATTATGCTTCAGATCATGGTGGCGATGACATTGAGGATAACCTCCAAAGCCCACTTATTTCTCGTCAAGCAACAAGTGTGGAaggaaaggagattgctgcacCTCATGGTAGCATAATGGGTGCTGTGGGAAGAAGCAGTAGCCTGCAGGGAGGGGAGGCAGTAAGCAGCATGGGCATTGGTGGAGGATGGCAGTTGGCGTGGAAATGGACTGAGAGAGAGGGCGAAGATGGGGAAAAGGAAGGTGGCTTCCAGCGTATTTATTTGCATGAGGAGGGCGTACAAGGCAGGGGTTCTATATTGTCATTACCAGGAGGGGATGTTCCTCCTGGTGGTGAGTTCGTCCAGGCTGCAGCTcttgtgagtcaaccagctctttACTCAAAGGAACTGCTGGAGCAACGTGCTGCTGGTCCTGCGATGATGCATCCATCTGAGGCAGTTGCTAAAGGTCCAAGATGGGCTGACCTGTTTGAGCCTGGAGTGAAGCATGCACTGTTTGTTGGCATAGGAATACAGATCCTGCAACAG TTTGCTGGCATCAATGGTGTTCTCTACTACACTCCTCAAATTCTTGAGCAAGCAGGTGTTGGTGTTCTTCTGTCGAACATTGGCCTTAGCGCATCTTCTGCATCAATTCTTATTAGTGCCTTGACAACCTTATTGATGCTTCCAAGCATTGGTATTGCAATGAGGCTCATGGATATGTCTGGAAGGAG GTTTCTTCTCCTTGCGACAATCCCTATCTTGATAGTTGCCCTAGCTATCTTGGTCGTGGTCAATATTGTGGATGTGGGAACCATGGTGCATGCTGCACTCTCCACGATTAGTGTCATAGTCTATTTCTGCTTCTTTGTCATGGGGTTTGGGCCTATTCCCAACATTCTCTGTGCAGAGATCTTTCCCACCACCGTCCGCGGCATCTGCATAGCCATCTGCGCCTTAACCTTCTGGATTGGTGACATTATCGTGACATACACACTTCCTGTGATGCTGAATGCCATCGGGCTCGCTGGTGTCTTTGGGATATACGCCGTCGTTTGCATCCTGGCTCTTGTATTTGTATTCATCAAGGTGCCAGAGACAAAGGGCATGCCTCTCGAGGTCATCACTGAGTTCTTCTCCGTTGGAGCAAAGCAAGCCAAGGAAGCCAGGGAAGATTAA